A single region of the Lycium barbarum isolate Lr01 chromosome 2, ASM1917538v2, whole genome shotgun sequence genome encodes:
- the LOC132628504 gene encoding uncharacterized protein LOC132628504, whose protein sequence is MPKFAKYLKDLLTKKRSVKHDVVSVTHCVSSIISTTNVQKKEDLGAFTIPCSIGQHDFACSLCDNGDSIKLMSLAIYEQLGLGIVRPNNMLLQMVDRSIKKTVGVVDNVLVRVGEFFLPADFFILDFTIYKDIPIILGRHFLATGKTLMDFEKNEIQF, encoded by the coding sequence ATGCCCAAATTTGCAAAGTATTTGAAAGATTTGCTGACAAAGAAGAGGTCTGTGAAGCATGACGTTGTGAGTGTGACTCACTGTGTTAGCTCTATTATATCCACCACCAATGTTCAAAAGAAGGAGGATCTAGGGGCCTTTACTATTCCATGTTCTATAGGTCAGCATGATTTTGCTTGCTCTTTATGTGATAACGGGGATAGCATAAAACTCATGTCTCTTGCTATCTATGAGCAATTGGGTTTGGGAATTGTTAGACCTAATAATATGCTATTGCAGATGGTTGATAGATCTATCAAAAAGACAGTTGGAGTTGTAGATAATGTGCTTGTTAGGGTTGGTGAATTCTTTTTGCCTGCTGATTTTTTCATCCTCGATTTTACTATTTATAAGGATATTCCTATTATCTTGGGAAGACATTTCCTTGCTACGGGAAAGACTCTTATGGACTTTGAAAAGAATGAAATCCAATTCTGA